Within Anopheles nili chromosome 3, idAnoNiliSN_F5_01, whole genome shotgun sequence, the genomic segment AGACGGCGTAATCAGCAACCAGACATCCTCAACACACTCGACCATAAGTCTCCACTTCCGTTGTGTTTCCGCTGATTTTAATCGGTCTCTGATGTTGCTGCACAGGACATTCTGGGCGGGTGTCTGCTGCATACTCGAGACGCGTTTCCAGATAGTTTGACACAACAGGCAGATACGGAATCAGGGATGAGATGGGAGCTGTCGATGGATAATCGAAGCATAGCAGCGTAACGTTGATTGAGAAGAACGGGGGTTTCCACAGCACCGATCAGCTGCTGATGGGGTTAATGGTGActtgttgcggtttttttttacttttatacATATACGCATACCACAAGGAGATGTTTCCGTGATTAtgaattcttttttgtttgttttttttttttgcacaccagAATTACTTTATCAACATTCAAAACGACTTTTTAACTTATCCGATGCAAAATATTAATTTCTACTTTGCAAGCGTGGACTTCTGTGCGGCCCAGGGCCTGCATAATATTTTGttctaataaaaaagaagaaaaccttTTTGTTTACTCTGTTCCTAATATCCACTACTGAATACAATTGTACGAAAGGATCATCgtgtaaaaatgaaaaccattcGAGTTTAGCATACAATTGGGTGAAAATTACtcataagttttttttaactagTAGTACACATTCATGTACTGCTTCCATTTGCCATTACAATTCGTAAAGAAATAGTACGAAATTGTCAAATCGAGTCTagaaaaaatgaagcttaTAAAAGTGcagcaataaaatatttgcaataCTTCGTACACTCATCCGCTTCAGCGTCAAGAACTAGGGGCGCGGAAAACACGACACCCCGATAGCAGCGGGTCGAGCTTGGATGAGGATCATTCGAAATAATAGTAGTGCACACCAATTGAGGTATCCAATCGAATAAGGGAAAACGCCATCTATACCGAAAGGTTTTCTAGTGTATCAGAGACCACACCGGAAATGTCGTCTGTTCAGTGCTGTGTCTTCTAAAAGTTTATACGCCTTCGTATTAATTGAACGAAGAAGGACAATGCACACTTTTTGCAACTTCTGAACGTATATTGAAGTGGGATGTAGAAGATATAATTCAATGTCTGGAACGATGATCTTCGCGTCgttcacgatcgcgatcacgttcCCGCTCACGGTCCGATGATCGGTACCGATCGTCATTGTAGTAGCGTTTGGAGGAGCTGTCCGTTGTGTTATCAGTTGTCGGTTCTGGAGATTTTCTAGGACGAGATCGACGGGAGCTAATAGCGAGCAAAGGAATATAACACGAAATATATTAGTTCAAGTGCACGCATATCGTAACTAACTATCCTAACGAAGCGGGAACGCTTTTTCTCACGGTAAGCGACCCTCATTCTCTGCCAGCGGTTCTCTGCATCTACCAAGATGAGCTTTGTTCACTTACCCATCACGCTCCCGATCACGCTCACGATCACGTTCACGATCCCGCTCACGATCTCGAGACCGTTCTCGATAGCGAGATGAAGAGCGCTCCCGGCGTTGACGTTCCCGTCTGTGCGAACGTTCGCGCGATCGAGACCGCTCTCGACGAGAATAGCTCTTTGTCTCGATACCGTGGAGTGTGTCCTGTAGCGATACTATCAGTATCTTACAGCGTTCGTCTTGGGCGACTTTGGACTGTTTGATGAGCGAGATCGCAGTCTCCAGTGTTTCAATGGCGCTGGAATACTCTCCAGCGGCTGCGTCCGACACAGCTCTGGATTTGAGAAAAGAGACCGAATGCAATTAGAAGTAAACTTTGCAGCTTAATCTACTATTGGAACGCACTAAAACGGTCAGTGTGCAGATAACAATGTCACAACATATGCGTCACGTTTTACCTACCTAGCGATGGCAGAACTGCTGACCGTACGGTTCCTCGTCATAATCTCTTCGAATTCCGCTTCACTCAGCTGCGGTGTGATGGGATGCTCCGGAAATCCACCCGGTGCTCCTGGTGGCTTACCTCCCTGCACTGGCCATGGCCCTCCACGTGGAGCTCCACCACCCTGTGGATTAAAGTGCTGCGGAGGCCCTCCGCCCTGTCCCTGCGGGCCGTGAGGCGGTCCCACTGGGCCTCCACCATTCGGATGATTCGGTGGGCCACTGCTCTGATTAAAGAAGGCCGGGTTTACGTGTGGTGCCGGTCCCTGTGGTCCAGGCGGTCCACCCATCGAACCGTGATGTGGAGCCCGTGGACCATGTGGACCACCTTGCATGTGCGGTGGTCCCTGACCAGGCCCACCAGGATGACCGGGCGGATAACCACCGTGCATAGGCGGTCTGTTCCACTCTGGCCGCGGACCTCGTGGTATGCCATTCGGTGGCCCCTGGAactaaacgaaaacaaagcgttAATCTGAGCCTGCTAACGGAGATGTAGGAATATTCGTAACGGAGGATTCATCACATACCATCTGTGGTCTATGCTGCATTGGACCAGGACCTCCTGGACCGCCTGGCCGCGGGCCGTTCATACGAGGTGGACCGTTCCATTGGTTTTGATTCTGAAACCGGGGCGCTTGTTGTGGTGGTCCGTTTCCTTGATGCATTGGCGGTCCCTGCACGAATGTTGAATGCatcaaagaaaaatcatttttcgaAATCGAGATCGAGTGATCTACAGCAGCTTACCTGCGGTCTCGGTGGTCCACCTGGTCCGTGTGGTCCTTGCATGTGCATCGGTCCCGACATGTGCGGATGTGGTGGACGCATCCCTGGAGGCATGTTTGGATTCATCATTCGTGGCTGCGGTCCACCAGGACCTTGCGGTCCTCCCGGACCTTGTGGGCCACCTGGACCACCTCCCGGGGGACCACCGGGGCCTCCCATACCGAGTCCGCCATGTGCCCCAGGTCCTCCAGGACCGCCCATTGGCATTCCCGGAACAGGCGGTCGGGGACCGTTAGATtgtcccggtgccggtggtgtaGGTCGGGTCTTCTGTTGACTCTCGAACTGATTGAGCGCCTGCTTGGTAGGCAGCGTCACTACCGGATTTTGGCGGTACAGCTCCTTCTTGGGCAACCGTTCCATCACCAGGCGCATGCTGTTTTCCGATCCGAGCGAAATCACGCAGAATCCTTTTGACTGACCATTGGCACGGTTCTCGAAGAACTTCACCTCCTGGAAGTCGCTCACGCCAATGTCAGCCACCGAATCGGCAATGTCCTGATCCGTGGTCCACCAGGACAGGTTACCCACGTACAACTGGTGACGTCTCGGGATGTGGCTTAACGACCACGCACCCGGATGGTGGTGGTACGAGCCGTTCGTATCGACACCCTCACCCCGGTCGATCGATGAGTCCCTGCCTGCATTGTTGCGGTCCCCGGACGGAACAATCACATCGTCGTATAGGTCGCCGCTCTCTCCACCGAAATCGTCCTGGAAAACAGAAAGAAGCCACAATCTTACTTAAACGACGCATCCCACATCCGGCGGCACTGTGTACAGCCCGTAAATtcctattttctttttaatagcGCGGGGCGCATAAACTCATGCACATAACCACATCCAAACACACAGCGCATCACAGGCACCTCGCACTGAAATATTAAACGATTCGGCGACACCACAAAGGCGAAATGGCCAAACGTGCGAACAGAAACTCATTGGCCACATTGCTACGTACATTGCTTTGTGAATAATCCTGATCCAAGTCGTCGGCATAAAGATCTATTTCAACGCCATCGGCCatctttccttctcttccGTCCGTCAAGACAAACTGCAAGCACCCTGAGCGACGACACCACTACAGGGAGAATGAAGCTATCAAGCAGCCCGCTACTACACCACTACTATCACCCGTGTGGTGCAGCTCTGGAGTTTTGCCGGTTTTGATGGATCAGCGTTTCAACAATATTTGTCGGGATAATGCACACGCTCCAGCGTACAACATGCTTTTCGTGCACGTTAAAGTAATTAATCGCTTAAGGGCGGTATTCCTTCTTCGATAGCCTGTTTTGAACTCTTGAATAAACAATTTCCTATTTCGATTCTGCCTCCGGCAACTGCTTGTCGGCTATATGTAGTGATGGGTGCACCGGGTGCCGGTCTGTCGTTCTTTCGCATTTTAGGTCTATAGTTCTTATTAACGCAAATAtttaggaaaaaaatgcattcgtcAGGCTGCTTTGCTAGTTAAATTTGTACGTAATTTCGTTTTAATGCTATATTATCTTTCCGGGAATACTTCAAATGAACAAGTTTGTTAGGCTCACATTTTGTAAGTCATTTTATTAAAATGACAAGGTTGTTCAAGGTGCACAATGCTAAAAAAAGTTCAAGAACGTAATGCTACTATTTTCACAAGGCATTTGCATCATACAAGATACCATAACACTATGAGTAATGAATCCAATATATTCGATCCGGAGTGCACATCACTAGCGAGATCATACCCCACATGCATTTATTTCGGTCAGACCGTGgtcataatttaatttttcgactgagaaaatgcatcaaacaatTATTATTAGGATATTGCATTGCAACAgttcgatttttattattttcttttgtggAAAAGATCTTTAAAGAAATGTATTCAATATGTTTGTAAGAATGGAgttataatttttgaattatcgaaatgtttttgctttttcatgAAAGGAAGGGCCATTCTAAGGATAATTAAGACCGAGAAGAAATTATGGAATTAAAAAACTTGTTTTAACCGATGTAACATGTATATCATTACAGTTGATAATTCATGACAAATAAAGCCGTGTATAATTTCATGATGTTTCGAATGTATATAAACCAAACGTTCAACATTGAGGAGCATCTCAGTTATGACGTAGTTTTATTGCCCCCATAAGGAGTAACAACGCAAATCGGAAACCATTTTTGCAAGTTTCTCAAGTTTAatcttcctcctcttcttcgGCGCCGCCGCTGCCACCCTGGCCCTTCTTCAGGTTCTTCCTCTTAACGCGACCTGGACGACCACCGCCGAACGGAGACTTCAATGAGAAGTCAATGTGCTTCTGGGAATCCAGTCGTACGATAAACGAAGGAATGTTCACGACCTGTTTGCGGACACtggagataaaaaagaaaaggaaataattaTCATTTGCAGGGAAATCCTGACGAGAAATTCGTTGcacaaatcaatttaaataatttcgaTACACCAAGAAGCGCTTCCATTTATCAGTTACGTTCAGGTACTACATCTCAAATTGTTCTATTTATTATGGCTCTGATCTCGTATAAAACAACGAGAAAAGGTTCCTATTGTTCCATAGAAATTTTATATACCCCAACTAGAATTTATCTGGCGCTCGTATCAATATTGCTTTTAGATTAATTGATCGAGTGTGGCTGTCGGGGCTAAATCTATTGCGATCGATCACAAAAGTGTTACAAATGCATTTACTTATGTATTTCTCGAGATGTCAAGAAGCGCTTCCATCCACAATTTACGTTCAAATACAACTCATACTGTTCTATTTATTATGGCACTAATCTCGTATAAGACAACGAGAAAAGGTTCCTATTGTTCCATAGAAATTTTATATACCCCAACTAGAATTTATCTGGCGCTCGTATCAATATTGCTTTTAGATTAATTGATCGAGTGTGGCTGTCGGGGCTAAATCTATTGCGATTGATCACAAAAGTGTAACAAATGCATTTACTTAAGTATTTCTCGAGATGTCAAGAAGCGCTTCCATCCATAATTTACATTCAAATACAACTCATACTGTTCTATTTATTATGGCACTAATCTCGTATAAGACAACGAGAAAAGGTTCCTATTGTTCCATAGAAATTTTATATACCCCAACTAGAATTTATCTGGCGCTCGTATCAATATTGCTTTTAGATTAATTGATCGAGTGTGGCTGTCGGGGCTAAACACTATTGTGATcgattacaaaaaaattattaaaatgcTTTTACAGATGTATATCTTGACATATCAAGAAGCGCTTCCATTCATTAGTTACGTTCAAATATAACTCATACTGTTCTATTTATTATGGCACTGATCTCGTATAAAACGACGAGAAAAGGTTCCTATTGTTCCATAGAAGTTTTATATACCCCAACTAGATATTAATTGGCGCTCGTATCAACATGGTAAATATATTAATTGATCGAGTGTGGCTGTCGGGGCTAAAATCTTTTGCGATCGATCATAAAAGTGCACACATGTTCCTTTAAATAATTAACGATATTTCGAACTAATTTGAAAACTTCCATTAATTGCTTTAACGTTATTACCATTCGACATGACTgtgtataataaaaaaaatataatgtgTACCTGATGTTTTAGTGTACCAACTATATCTtaatagaataaaaaaggcaaaatTATCTTATCCAGATATAATTAGTAGGAATCACAAAAACATCAGGGTacatgattttatttaaattattatacaTACGTGATGAAATCAAAGTActagaaatatatatacatatcaTTTTACCTGTTTAGATCGAGAACGTAACAAGTTCTAGATGACCTCggatatatttatataccaCCTTTGTAGATAGGATATCAGGCTCGTTACTAGTTCCGTTCCATTACGGTCCGATTAATTCATCGAGTAGGACTACTTTGAACTGTTAGGGCAGTCCCATCAGTTATAGGATAAGTGTGAGGCGTTAAATACTGAAAGGTCGTCAAACCCTCCAGCATCTAAGTGGCACTCACGATCATTTGCAACGGAGACCATCGCAAAATCTCTCTAATGAACTGAACGCATGAAAGACGTGTGATGAGCACATGATTCCACTTTTTGATTGACGGCAATCAATAATAGCTTAAATATATCTGGAAAATGTATGACCAGACCCAAATGTTACTTACCGAATGTGTCTCTGACGGATCAGAACACGTGCATGATGGTAGGACTTAGCCAAGCCCAGCTTGAACACCTGGGTCTGCAAACGACGCTCGAGGAAATCTTCAATTCTGAGACCGAGAACGTAATCGAGTTTCATCCGTGACTCGTCCAACACACCAATGCGCACCAGACGACGCAGCAGGGCATTACCTGAAACAATCAAGAAAATAATGATGAGCACATAGTCGGGAAGATCTGCAACCATTATCAATACTTGAAGCCATTTTCAGTTACGCTTTAAGCGATTTAATTTCTCAACAATAGATTTTCTGACAAGAGGTGTCAAAAAGAAATCGTCATCACAAGAATGAATTTACAAAAGCGGTGCCTGAATCCAGTCAGGCCAACAAGCGGTCGTACCGAGTGGGCTTACCTTGGAACAGACGCTTTTCGTCCTTCTCTTCCAGTGTCAAGAGCTCACGAGCAGCCTTGCGAATCTTGGCCAACGTGTACTTCACACGCCAGACTTCACGCTTGTTGCGAAGGCCGTATTGGCCAATAATCTTCAATTCCGCATCAAGACGGGGTTTTTCAAACGGACGACGCGGAGTAACGTAGGTCTTAGAAAAGACCGAAGGAATACGGTGGTTCACCATTTTGCTCGCGACGGGACCGAGCGCAAACGCGTGCTGCCTCGTTGAACTTCACCAAAGAAAAGAGAACGTGACAGATCGTACCGGAAGGTGCTAGAAAAGTTAAAATGACAGCTACCCGGCTTGTGACAAAAGTGTTGTTTACTCCCgtatcgagcaaatgttccgATCCGATCTCAATCCAAATCAACCCTTATGTCCTGCTTAAAGTTCCcgtaaaatcaaacgaaacctACTGGTTGTACCACCAGAGGAGGAGGTTAATAACTAGAACTATTTACGGAGACAGACTCAAATTTATATTTGTTGATGACCGATTGTCTAACACATTGTGCAAAGCCTTTGTGCCTATAGTTGCCGGTCCTACAATTAACAAAGATTTTGAAGAATCACTTCAAATATGGAGTAATATAGGAGAGCCAAGGAAGCTGGACTAATACATCTTACCGCTTTATAATTTGCTTAATATTTAAggttaaataaatattttaaggTTATTTATGtatcttttttcatttgataGAAAATGTATGATTTTTCATGGTTGATAGAAATATACGACAATGCAGAAAATTAGTAAATTTGAATTCATAAAACCACAGTTAGGATAAGGAgagtaaaaatgtaaaacaaaatgcaacataTGAATCTGGTACACTAAATAATTAATTGGATTGGTAGTTAACGAAAATTGATGTGCTTTCAAAATTATGTCagaatttaaatgtatttACCACGGACCACGGATAAAATCTATCTTATTCATCCAACTATTTTATTCATAATACAATTATTTGACATACAACGTTTAACACTAGTATTCTAGTGGCACCATAGAgtagttttaaaaaaaaccaaagatGTTTTATCTACGAGCATTCCGTCGAAGAAGTTTGAAGAACCTGGAATTAGTTTTGGGAGATTCAAATACGTCATCATCGCCGTTAGTCCAACGGGTTATAATCGGTTGTTCGTTCATGAAGCGCTGATAAGCCACCGTATCATCTGCTGCAATAACGGTGCTCCTTTCGATGTGATCTTCGTCATTATTATTTACCATAGTTCCCTGACAGGGTATCTCAAATCGCGAATAGTCTCCGTTGATTTCTTCCGATTGATAACGAGAGCGTAAAAACAAACTCACAAACATTATAATCGTAAACACCGCTAACGCAACAAAATCATTCTCGTCTACAATCGGATCCGAATACACGAGCTCGTAGTTATCCACGTATAGTCGACGCAGCGAATGTCGCAAAGGATAGTCCAGTCGGGCACCGAAACAGGTGTTTACGCCGTAGTAAATGGAGATTGCGCCGAAAATGACTGATCGTGTAACTACTATGATTGGAAGTGTTATGCTAAGAACACTACCAATCAGGATTCCTCCTATAGCCACGAACCATGAAACATGTGGTAGATTGTAAAAATtgccatctaaaaaaaaagagtaacaaTTAGCTGATGTCAATGGAAAAGGAGAGAGCACTCTTGTTCTTACTTATCACTCCAAACACTGACAGGCATATTAGATATCCCGTGAGAAATGAACAGAGTATTCTGCCAGCTACGGGAACGTACAACCCAAACAATAATCCAATCAAAAATCCAACAATTGCTCCTCCGATTAAGAATGCGATAATAAATTCACTCGGTAAAGGTTTATCGATAAATTGCAAAGCCTCTACTGTCCCCAGCAAACCGAGACATGCCACCATGATGGAACATTTAACGACGACTGGCATCCATCCTACTATGACTTCGGTGATGGCAATAATAGTTAGCAGAAGAGCCAGTAAACGAAGTGGGATATGCAAACCATAGCAGTCTTCCTGGTTTACAAACGGTTGGCAGGAGTATGTATGGACTGGAACGTACAAAGCATAGCCACGGTGTACGGGATCGATAACAGCTGTTACAAATACCATTCCGCGACCTTTTACGAGTCCATACACGTGTCGATTGGGTTGCAAAGGTGCGTggagtgtgttttgttttccagaAGATTTCGCGTTGGCATAGCTGATAAGGGCTCGAATGGCAGAAAAATACGTTCTTTGAGAGAAATCATGCAAAGGCATACTATAGTAGTACGATTCGTACTGTAAGCGAGCCTTTCCACATGCATTCGATGGATTTTGAAATGCAGGTGCTACAGAAGCCGCCGGAGTATCAATGATGATAATTTCTGCGGTGAGAGTAAGATTCAGAATAGGCGACCTATCTACAGGAAATTCGAGATTGCAGCCTCCCGGCACCGGAGCAGATTTGTTGTACAGCATCAGTACCAAGGAAACCCATACAGGTTGCTGCGGATTCAGGTTGAAGGCGTACAGATCACCATCGCCGTACATCAACAGACCAACATTTTGCCCCGTAAGGTGGCCTCCGTCGATAATAGAGCTGTTGTAGCTGAGTGTGACATTAAACTCGAATGCATTAAGCTGTACCAATGCATATCCAACGCTTTCATCTGCATTTTTAGAATAATTAGCCAAGTGAATCCGGGTATTCGAATAAGGCTGCAATACTATCTCTCGGTAATCGTTGATGTCATTCATTTTCAAGTTTACCGGTACGGCTAATTCTATGACCTCTCGAGTTGCTGTTATCGCCATGATAGTACATTcaggagaaaacaaaatgataatGCACAACAATGCTTGTTTCAAACGGATGCATTAATCAATATATTTACTTACCGAAATTTAAATCCTGCGGCTCAGCACCGGAGATGAGAGAAGTTCCAAAACAACCATTCGACAGCAGTACACCAAGTATattcaaaataaaagcagCATTAAAACCGTAACGATCCATTGCATTAGCGCTGCATGCAATCCAAAAGCACAGCCTCTTTTCAGTAATtattaatgtgtttttttgttgatcaGGGAATATCACAAAGCTATTTGAAGCTTTTGGAAACGTATTTAGCTGAGATTTTTCTACATTTCTACAAAATTAGTTTATGAATGATCTCCTCATGATCTACAATCTACAACACCTTTGCATCTTGTAAATAAGTGCATCGTATTATGTCGTCCAGAATATGGTACGTTTTGTTGAGACGAATGCTTGTCTTCAAATGCTATCAAATGATTGGTTTATAAGCCAAGCCGCAAGTGTCAGAGATGAAGCTCGAGAAAGGTATCGTTACAGATACAGGTTGTGCGCAACATAATAATAGAAAATTGATCATTTTACAAcgaattttatcaaaaatcagcaaacataaaattttaaatgaattgaatgAAGCAAATGTGATTCAAACGCTATGAAATTTAAAGAAATTAGTTCACATGAATTTTATAAATCGGATAAATGGGCAGATCCGTGTCGGTTCACCTAGCCATCTCTATTAACCTTGAGCAATGAGTGTTGTTGAGATTCGACTGAACCAATTCGGTTCGCTTGACAGATTGTCAGACATGCTTTGAAGTGAATTGCGCGCAATCTTAAAAGTTCAACAGCGGAATAGAAAATATCAATAGATTTGATCGTCTTGAATAGTACTATATCTGATCGAACGTAAGTTGTGTAGTTAAAACATATAAGAAGGTTGATCAGCTTGAAcaaattgtaacaaaaaacTAGTTGCATATCGTTTTTGGAACAAAGTTAAGATGGAATCTAAGACAAACGAAACAAGGCTCaacgataaaacaaatgtGGCCAAAGATAATGCATTGTTTattaaagaagaagaaaaagctgaTGATTCTGATTCGACCAGCAAGGATTCAAGTATGGAGGAATATGAAGACAAGGGTGACGAGATATATGTATCACGGCGAGTTGCTAAGCAAGCCTTCAAGCTGACCAACCGAATCTGTCGATTGGCGGTGAATTCCAAGGAACAGGCGATAGCGGAACTAGTTACGGCATTGGTTGATTTCCAACTGGATGTTCGAGCGGAAATAAGAGTACTTCAGAATCGAACGAAATTGGCCGAACGGAAAATGTATGAAATGGAACAACTCTGCCGCAAAGTATTGAAAAGGGATGC encodes:
- the LOC128727718 gene encoding cleavage and polyadenylation specificity factor subunit 6, whose product is MADGVEIDLYADDLDQDYSQSNDDFGGESGDLYDDVIVPSGDRNNAGRDSSIDRGEGVDTNGSYHHHPGAWSLSHIPRRHQLYVGNLSWWTTDQDIADSVADIGVSDFQEVKFFENRANGQSKGFCVISLGSENSMRLVMERLPKKELYRQNPVVTLPTKQALNQFESQQKTRPTPPAPGQSNGPRPPVPGMPMGGPGGPGAHGGLGMGGPGGPPGGGPGGPQGPGGPQGPGGPQPRMMNPNMPPGMRPPHPHMSGPMHMQGPHGPGGPPRPQGPPMHQGNGPPQQAPRFQNQNQWNGPPRMNGPRPGGPGGPGPMQHRPQMFQGPPNGIPRGPRPEWNRPPMHGGYPPGHPGGPGQGPPHMQGGPHGPRAPHHGSMGGPPGPQGPAPHVNPAFFNQSSGPPNHPNGGGPVGPPHGPQGQGGGPPQHFNPQGGGAPRGGPWPVQGGKPPGAPGGFPEHPITPQLSEAEFEEIMTRNRTVSSSAIARAVSDAAAGEYSSAIETLETAISLIKQSKVAQDERCKILIVSLQDTLHGIETKSYSRRERSRSRERSHRRERQRRERSSSRYRERSRDRERDRERDRERDRERDGSRRSRPRKSPEPTTDNTTDSSSKRYYNDDRYRSSDRERERDRDRERREDHRSRH
- the LOC128727455 gene encoding 40S ribosomal protein S9 — encoded protein: MVNHRIPSVFSKTYVTPRRPFEKPRLDAELKIIGQYGLRNKREVWRVKYTLAKIRKAARELLTLEEKDEKRLFQGNALLRRLVRIGVLDESRMKLDYVLGLRIEDFLERRLQTQVFKLGLAKSYHHARVLIRQRHIRVRKQVVNIPSFIVRLDSQKHIDFSLKSPFGGGRPGRVKRKNLKKGQGGSGGAEEEEED
- the LOC128723700 gene encoding transmembrane 7 superfamily member 3-like; translated protein: MDRYGFNAAFILNILGVLLSNGCFGTSLISGAEPQDLNFATREVIELAVPVNLKMNDINDYREIVLQPYSNTRIHLANYSKNADESVGYALVQLNAFEFNVTLSYNSSIIDGGHLTGQNVGLLMYGDGDLYAFNLNPQQPVWVSLVLMLYNKSAPVPGGCNLEFPVDRSPILNLTLTAEIIIIDTPAASVAPAFQNPSNACGKARLQYESYYYSMPLHDFSQRTYFSAIRALISYANAKSSGKQNTLHAPLQPNRHVYGLVKGRGMVFVTAVIDPVHRGYALYVPVHTYSCQPFVNQEDCYGLHIPLRLLALLLTIIAITEVIVGWMPVVVKCSIMVACLGLLGTVEALQFIDKPLPSEFIIAFLIGGAIVGFLIGLLFGLYVPVAGRILCSFLTGYLICLSVFGVINGNFYNLPHVSWFVAIGGILIGSVLSITLPIIVVTRSVIFGAISIYYGVNTCFGARLDYPLRHSLRRLYVDNYELVYSDPIVDENDFVALAVFTIIMFVSLFLRSRYQSEEINGDYSRFEIPCQGTMVNNNDEDHIERSTVIAADDTVAYQRFMNEQPIITRWTNGDDDVFESPKTNSRFFKLLRRNARR